From one Melospiza melodia melodia isolate bMelMel2 chromosome 4, bMelMel2.pri, whole genome shotgun sequence genomic stretch:
- the LOC134417903 gene encoding endonuclease domain-containing 1 protein-like, translating to MLGLLLLQVMASCLWLGHSEVVNSFDSCPQFFYSGTFPNDALNPNNPARICQRFRNSYHYATLYDRDRRIPVYSAYKYQPVEEKRPRGWWFVEPQLTGKCNLNDMETESYVMKKCKISPDDIKESQAVDDDYRGLKVLVRGHLCPTGHMHNDVSKMATFSLTNMVPQNSTLNDGQWRVYEDKTMKKNTEDCTTTYVITGAVPGNTYVSDNRVNRPSHIWSAACCLRGDKPKDAWGAIAENDKNEVEELSLGELEERLTELYGGTVTLFNNVCPR from the exons atgctggggctgctgctgctgcaggtgatgGCCAGCTGCCTCTGGCTGGGACACAGCGAGGTGGTGAACTCCTTTGACAGCTGTCCTCAGTTCTTCTATTCGGGGACGTTTCCAAATGATGCCCTGAATCCAAATAACCCAGCCCGGATCTGTCAGCGCTTCAGGAACTCGTATCACTATGCCACCCTGTACGACAGAGACAGGAGAATTCCAGTGTACTCTGCTTACAAATACCAgcctgtagaagagaagagacctcGAGGATGGTGGTTTGTTGAGCCTCAG CTCACAGGTAAATGTAATCTTAATGATATGGAAACAGAGTCATACGTCATGAAAAAATGCAAAATCTCCCCAGACGATATCAAGGAGAGCCAGGCTGTAGATGATGACTACAGAGGACTGAAGGTTTTGGTCCGTGGCCATTTGTGTCCCACTGGGCATATGCATAACGATGTGAGTAAAATGGCTACCTTCTCCCTTACCAACATGGTGCCCCAGAACAGCACTCTCAACGATGGCCAGTGGAGGGTCTATGAGGATAAAACAATGAAGAAAAACACCGAGGACTGTACAACCACCTACGTGATCACGGGTGCTGTGCCTGGGAACACCTACGTATCTGACAACAGGGTGAACAGACCCAGCCACATCTGGTCAGCTGCCTGCTGCCTGAGGGGTGATAAGCCAAAAGACGCTTGGGGGGCCATTGCTGAGAATGACAAGAATGAGGTGGAGGAGCTCAGCCTgggggagctggaggagaggtTGACTGAGCTCTATGGTGGAACGGTTACTCTGTTCAACAATGTCTGTCCCCGGTAA